A single Triticum dicoccoides isolate Atlit2015 ecotype Zavitan chromosome 2A, WEW_v2.0, whole genome shotgun sequence DNA region contains:
- the LOC119355465 gene encoding tetratricopeptide repeat protein 1-like: protein MAPERSGSKKQELNSQKKLEKKLSFYTKVKDAVTSLQAKKAISKKKKQRSRQKKLKAYDLSALSEFLPQTASSQQQTEVKLNRKSKQALVQRESAQLNAVLNNAQFQLDPLAAIHQHLVSTQPPSSVKDDESAKSGKKSRKDKKRKKKKKKNNALSTPQSMDI from the exons ATGGCCCCAGAAAG GAGTGGGTCTAAGAAGCAGGAGCTCAACTCTCAGAAAAAGCTAGAGAAGAAGCTCAGCTTCTATACAA AAGTGAAAGATGCGGTTACCTCCCTACAGGCCAAAAAGGCTATCAGTAAG AAAAAGAAACAGAGGAGCCGTCAGAAGAAACTGAAAGCATATGATCTGTCAGCACTTTCTGAGTTCCTTCCACAAACAGCCAGCTCCCAGCAGCAGACGGAAGTAAAGCTTAACCGCAAATCGAAGCAGGCTTTAGT GCAACGAGAGTCTGCTCAACTGAATGCTGTACTGAACAATGCTCAGTTCCAGCTAGACCCATTGGCTGCAATTCATCAGCATCTGGTATCAACACAACCGCCTTCTTCCGTGAAAGACGACGAATCTGCAAAGAGCGGGAAGAAATCTAGGAAGgacaagaaaaggaagaagaagaagaagaagaacaatgctttGTCAACCCCTCAGTCCATGGATATCTGA